One Nocardia sp. BMG111209 DNA segment encodes these proteins:
- a CDS encoding isochorismatase family protein, which translates to MTIVPTPALQVQPYPLPGRSELPENLVDWRVRPERAVLLIHDMQQYFLAAFPHALRGRLIANAALLRRNCAERGVRIGYTAQPGRMSAADRGLLQDFWGAGMTTAEADRAIVAELTPETADWTFTKWRYSAFHRSNLLGRMRAEGRDQLLLCGVYGHVGILATALEAYANDLQVFLVADAVGDFSAEKHRFTLEYTASCCARITTVAEALS; encoded by the coding sequence ATGACGATCGTGCCCACGCCGGCCCTGCAGGTGCAGCCCTATCCACTGCCGGGCCGGTCCGAACTCCCCGAGAATCTGGTCGACTGGCGGGTGCGGCCCGAGCGGGCGGTCCTGCTGATCCACGACATGCAGCAGTACTTCCTGGCCGCCTTCCCGCACGCCCTGCGCGGCCGCCTGATCGCCAACGCGGCCCTGCTGCGCCGCAACTGTGCCGAACGCGGTGTCCGGATCGGTTACACCGCACAGCCCGGCCGCATGTCGGCCGCGGATCGCGGTCTGCTCCAGGACTTCTGGGGCGCCGGGATGACCACCGCCGAAGCGGACCGCGCGATCGTCGCCGAGCTGACCCCGGAGACCGCGGACTGGACCTTCACCAAATGGCGGTACAGCGCCTTCCATCGCTCGAACCTGCTGGGCCGCATGCGCGCCGAGGGCCGCGATCAGCTGCTGCTGTGCGGCGTGTACGGGCACGTCGGGATCCTCGCGACCGCGCTGGAGGCGTACGCCAACGATCTGCAGGTGTTCCTGGTGGCCGACGCGGTCGGCGACTTCTCGGCCGAGAAGCACCGTTTCACCCTCGAGTACACCGCGAGCTGCTGTGCCCGGATCACCACCGTGGCCGAGGCCCTGTCGTGA
- a CDS encoding 3-deoxy-7-phosphoheptulonate synthase: MIVTYPLFPGRTLPAAQQPEWDAPDQVANVRTVLATAGALIEFEQLVALRRALAAVSAGSALVLQAGDCAEDPNECTRPHIAAKAGLVHLLADVLAAEAGLPVLRVGRIAGQFTKPRSQPIEQVGDVVLPAYRGHMVNAPEFDADSRRPDPLRMLQCFMAAREAIGHLGRLSGPGLEDRVWTSHEALLLDYEQPLLRSSGAGDLFLGSTHWPWIGERTRRADGAHVDLLSRVTNPVACKIGPTVTPAELLELCHRLDPEREPGRLTLIVRMGADAIEARLPALARAVRDDGHPVLWLSDPMHGNTIKLPGNRKTRLVATVVAELRRFRSILADVGVAAHGLHLEATPYPVGECLADADAPVPSTAAATLCDPRLNPDQAAEVVAAWSAERLDVLEALTNSE, translated from the coding sequence TTGATCGTGACGTACCCACTTTTCCCGGGGCGGACGCTGCCGGCCGCCCAGCAGCCGGAATGGGATGCGCCGGACCAGGTTGCCAACGTGCGCACCGTACTGGCCACCGCCGGTGCGCTGATCGAATTCGAGCAGCTCGTCGCGCTGCGACGGGCGCTGGCCGCGGTCTCCGCCGGCTCCGCGCTGGTGTTGCAGGCCGGTGACTGTGCCGAGGATCCGAACGAGTGCACCCGGCCGCACATCGCGGCCAAGGCCGGGCTCGTGCACCTGCTGGCCGATGTCCTGGCGGCGGAGGCCGGTCTGCCGGTCCTGCGGGTCGGCCGGATCGCCGGCCAGTTCACCAAGCCGCGCTCCCAGCCGATCGAACAGGTCGGCGACGTGGTGCTGCCGGCCTACCGCGGGCACATGGTCAACGCGCCCGAATTCGACGCGGACAGCCGCCGTCCGGATCCGCTGCGAATGTTGCAGTGCTTCATGGCCGCTCGCGAGGCCATCGGCCATCTCGGCCGGTTGTCCGGCCCCGGTCTCGAGGACCGGGTGTGGACCAGTCACGAAGCGCTGCTGCTGGATTACGAGCAGCCGCTGCTGCGCAGCAGCGGCGCCGGCGACCTGTTCCTCGGGTCCACGCACTGGCCCTGGATCGGCGAGCGCACCCGCCGCGCCGACGGCGCGCACGTCGATCTGCTGTCGCGCGTGACGAATCCGGTCGCCTGCAAGATCGGGCCCACCGTCACCCCGGCGGAACTGCTGGAGCTGTGCCACCGATTGGATCCGGAGCGCGAACCCGGCCGGCTGACGCTGATCGTCCGCATGGGCGCGGACGCCATCGAAGCACGGCTGCCCGCATTGGCGCGGGCGGTGCGCGACGACGGGCACCCGGTGCTGTGGCTGTCGGATCCCATGCACGGCAACACGATCAAGCTTCCGGGCAACCGCAAGACCCGCCTGGTGGCGACCGTGGTCGCGGAGCTGCGCCGGTTCCGGTCGATCCTCGCCGATGTCGGCGTGGCGGCGCACGGACTGCATCTGGAGGCCACGCCCTACCCGGTCGGCGAATGCCTCGCCGACGCCGACGCACCGGTGCCGTCGACGGCCGCCGCCACGCTGTGCGATCCGCGCCTGAATCCGGACCAGGCGGCCGAGGTGGTCGCGGCCTGGTCCGCCGAACGCCTGGATGTCCTAGAGGCACTGACGAATTCGGAGTAA
- a CDS encoding PhzA/PhzB family protein → MNTPVVDGQYDRIRAENRIVVERYMNTRGQDRLRRHELFTANGRGGLWTTESGEPIVISGRDRLAEHAIWSLRCFPDWAWTDIEIFDTQDPERFWVECEGAGRIIFEGYPEGYYHNHFIHYFQFEDGKIELQREFMNPCQQFRALGIEVPHVVRAGIPT, encoded by the coding sequence ATGAACACACCAGTTGTCGACGGGCAATACGACCGCATTCGTGCCGAGAATCGAATCGTGGTCGAACGCTATATGAACACCCGGGGTCAGGATCGGCTGCGGCGTCACGAATTGTTCACGGCAAACGGCCGTGGCGGGCTCTGGACCACCGAATCCGGTGAGCCGATCGTGATCTCGGGCCGGGATCGATTGGCGGAGCACGCGATATGGTCGCTGCGCTGCTTCCCGGACTGGGCCTGGACCGATATCGAGATCTTCGATACGCAGGACCCGGAACGATTCTGGGTGGAGTGCGAGGGTGCCGGCCGGATCATTTTCGAGGGTTATCCGGAAGGTTACTACCACAATCACTTCATCCACTACTTCCAGTTCGAGGACGGAAAAATCGAGTTGCAGCGGGAATTCATGAATCCCTGCCAGCAGTTCCGTGCCCTCGGCATCGAGGTCCCGCATGTCGTGCGGGCCGGTATTCCGACCTGA
- a CDS encoding FAD-dependent monooxygenase: MTTSTIVIAGAGIGGLTAALALHARGHHVTVLEAAPEIRPLGVGINIQPAAVGELTGLGLGEALSANGIATRVHRYVDHRGATLWTEPRGIDAGNAFPQYSIHRGELQMLLLRAVRDRLGPDAVHTGEPLRAFQPGPGSVRVQAGDAVHEADVLVGADGLHSAVRDRLHPDGPPVVRSDVGMWRGVTELPGFLDGRTMIIGSDQQGNRLIAYPCSRPHAERGRALLNWVCLAAGPAGRTDGDPLDEVLPRFAHWDLGWLDLAAVLTTSREILRYPMADREPLESWGYGRVTLLGDAAHPMYPIGANGASQAIVDAVVLADEITRDEDLVTGLRRYESARIPATTAIVRANRSMDRKERAVAGRPEAEVSSRLAAITRDYRTTVDESLVGSRRPGHPSARPEGRSPR, from the coding sequence ATGACGACATCGACCATCGTGATCGCCGGCGCCGGGATCGGCGGATTGACCGCCGCGCTCGCGCTGCACGCTCGCGGCCACCACGTCACCGTGCTGGAGGCCGCCCCCGAGATCCGGCCGCTGGGCGTGGGCATCAACATCCAACCGGCCGCGGTCGGCGAACTCACCGGGCTTGGACTCGGTGAGGCGTTGTCCGCCAACGGCATTGCCACCCGGGTCCATCGGTACGTGGACCATCGCGGCGCCACGCTGTGGACCGAACCGCGGGGCATCGACGCGGGAAATGCGTTCCCGCAGTATTCGATTCATCGCGGCGAGCTGCAGATGCTGCTGCTGCGCGCGGTCCGGGACCGGCTCGGGCCGGACGCGGTGCACACCGGAGAACCGTTGCGTGCCTTCCAGCCCGGCCCGGGTTCGGTGCGTGTGCAGGCCGGTGACGCGGTGCACGAGGCCGACGTGCTGGTCGGCGCGGACGGCCTGCATTCCGCGGTCCGGGACCGACTACATCCGGACGGGCCGCCGGTGGTGCGGTCCGATGTCGGAATGTGGCGCGGCGTCACCGAACTGCCGGGCTTCCTCGACGGGCGGACGATGATCATCGGCTCCGACCAGCAGGGCAACCGGCTGATCGCCTATCCGTGCTCGCGCCCGCACGCCGAACGTGGTCGCGCACTGCTCAATTGGGTGTGCCTGGCCGCGGGCCCCGCTGGCCGGACCGACGGCGACCCGCTCGACGAGGTGCTGCCCCGCTTCGCGCACTGGGATCTGGGCTGGCTGGACCTGGCGGCGGTGCTCACCACCAGCCGGGAGATCCTCCGGTATCCGATGGCCGACCGGGAGCCGCTGGAGAGCTGGGGATACGGCCGGGTCACCCTGCTCGGCGACGCGGCACACCCGATGTACCCGATCGGCGCCAACGGCGCGTCGCAGGCGATCGTCGACGCGGTCGTGCTCGCCGACGAGATCACCCGCGACGAGGACCTGGTCACGGGCCTGCGCCGCTACGAGTCCGCCCGGATCCCGGCGACCACCGCGATCGTGCGGGCCAATCGGTCCATGGACCGCAAGGAGCGGGCCGTCGCCGGCCGGCCGGAGGCGGAGGTGTCGTCGCGGCTCGCCGCGATCACCCGCGACTACCGGACGACGGTCGACGAATCGCTGGTCGGCAGCCGTCGGCCGGGCCACCCGAGCGCGCGGCCGGAGGGCCGCTCCCCGCGCTGA
- the sigJ gene encoding RNA polymerase sigma factor SigJ, with product MSSSPERRPDREDTVAEADDTVPDDLHAVAAERRALMNLGYRLLGSVADAEDAVQETYLRWYKLSEDGRQEIESPMGWLMTTASRICLDMLGSARARRERYVGEWLPEPLPDPARWTSHKPADDTTDPADQVTLDESVAMALLLVLEGMTPAERVAFVLHDVFQYRFSEIADIVGRSPGACRQLASSARRRVDTARVVDAPPQQRASLAGAFRAAWQTGDLAELVRLLDPQATAVTDGGGLVTASIEPIAGAPAVARFFLDVFRRQPDLLIEEALVNGEPGLVAHAAGEVLAVISLGVTDGRIDRIWVVRNPEKLAAWN from the coding sequence ATGAGTTCTTCACCCGAGCGACGACCGGACCGGGAGGACACCGTGGCCGAGGCAGACGACACCGTGCCCGACGACCTGCACGCCGTCGCGGCGGAGCGACGAGCGCTGATGAACCTCGGCTACCGGCTGCTGGGCTCGGTCGCCGATGCCGAGGACGCCGTCCAGGAGACCTATCTGCGCTGGTACAAGCTCAGCGAGGACGGCCGGCAGGAGATCGAGTCGCCGATGGGCTGGCTGATGACCACGGCCAGCCGGATCTGCCTGGACATGCTCGGTTCGGCGCGGGCCCGCCGCGAGCGCTACGTGGGGGAGTGGCTGCCCGAGCCGCTGCCCGATCCGGCGCGCTGGACCAGCCACAAACCCGCGGACGACACCACCGACCCGGCCGACCAGGTGACCCTGGACGAGTCGGTGGCGATGGCACTGCTGCTGGTGCTGGAGGGGATGACCCCGGCCGAGCGGGTCGCGTTCGTCCTGCACGACGTGTTCCAGTACCGGTTCAGCGAGATCGCCGACATCGTCGGCCGCTCGCCGGGGGCGTGCCGGCAGCTGGCCTCCTCGGCGCGCCGCCGGGTGGACACCGCGCGGGTGGTCGACGCGCCGCCGCAGCAGCGGGCCTCGCTGGCCGGGGCGTTCCGCGCGGCCTGGCAGACCGGGGATCTGGCGGAGCTGGTCCGCCTGCTCGATCCGCAGGCGACCGCGGTCACCGACGGCGGCGGCCTGGTCACGGCCTCGATCGAGCCGATCGCCGGCGCTCCGGCCGTGGCCCGGTTCTTCCTCGACGTGTTCCGGCGCCAGCCCGATCTGCTGATCGAGGAGGCGCTGGTCAACGGCGAACCGGGCCTGGTCGCCCACGCCGCGGGCGAGGTGCTCGCGGTGATCTCCCTGGGTGTCACGGACGGCCGGATCGACCGGATCTGGGTGGTCCGCAACCCGGAGAAGCTGGCCGCCTGGAACTGA
- a CDS encoding antibiotic biosynthesis monooxygenase, whose translation MTANFFNVLEVDPAKQKELIELLNEGTESVIRHRPGFVSVTLFASADGSKVINWAQWASPEDAKATLGDPAAQEFAKKTAAIAKPSPGVYSIVAEVKAESA comes from the coding sequence ATGACCGCCAACTTCTTCAACGTGCTCGAGGTCGACCCGGCCAAGCAGAAGGAACTGATCGAGCTGCTCAACGAGGGCACCGAGTCGGTCATCCGGCATCGTCCGGGCTTCGTGTCGGTGACGCTGTTCGCCAGCGCCGACGGCAGCAAGGTGATCAACTGGGCGCAGTGGGCCAGCCCGGAGGATGCGAAGGCCACCCTCGGCGACCCGGCGGCGCAGGAGTTCGCGAAGAAGACCGCCGCGATCGCCAAGCCGAGCCCGGGTGTCTACTCGATCGTCGCCGAGGTCAAGGCGGAGTCGGCGTAA
- a CDS encoding ubiquinol-cytochrome c reductase cytochrome b subunit produces the protein MSAPAQAGSVSRAAHAARDADSRYRMAPFVKRSINKVFPTHWSFLLGEIALYSFIILILSGIYLSLYFDPSMSDTVYNGSYQPLRGVTMSRAYETALNITFEVRGGLFIRQVHHWTALLFAASMILHLFRIFFTGAFRKPREGNWTIGSILLILAMFEGFFGYSLPDDLLSGTGLRSPLGGITMAVPVIGTWLHWLLFGGEFPGTVIIPRLYIAHVLLIPGIMLALIAAHVALVWYQKHTQYPGPGRTEKNVVGSRIVPVFAADQGAFFMFTLGTVAVMGGVLQINPIWDFGPYNPAQVSAGSQPDFYMMWTDGLARLLPAWEIYLGPYTIPAAFWVAVVMGLVFTVLVMYPSIERRLTHDTAIHNLLQRPRDVPVRTGIGAMAIAFYVVLTLSCVNDILAFKFDISLNAMTWIGRIGLLIAPPVAYYAAYRMCLGLQRSDRSVLEHGIETGVIKRLPHGEYIEVHQSLGPVDGHGHPIPLEYQGAKVPKKMNELGFAGRPGGGTFLRADPSAEAEVLEQHEKHGEQAQLAVLHEYQDRNS, from the coding sequence ATGAGTGCTCCGGCACAGGCCGGATCCGTTTCCCGCGCGGCGCACGCCGCGCGGGATGCGGACTCCCGGTACCGTATGGCGCCGTTCGTCAAGCGCTCGATCAACAAGGTCTTCCCGACCCATTGGTCGTTCCTGCTCGGCGAGATCGCGCTGTACTCGTTCATCATCCTGATCCTGTCCGGAATCTATCTGTCCCTGTACTTCGATCCGTCGATGAGCGACACCGTCTACAACGGCTCCTACCAGCCGTTGCGCGGCGTCACGATGTCGCGGGCGTACGAGACCGCGCTGAACATCACGTTCGAGGTGCGCGGCGGACTGTTCATCCGGCAGGTACACCATTGGACCGCACTGCTTTTCGCGGCCTCGATGATCCTGCACCTGTTCCGGATCTTCTTCACCGGCGCGTTCCGCAAGCCGCGGGAGGGGAACTGGACCATCGGCTCGATCCTGTTGATCCTGGCCATGTTCGAGGGCTTCTTCGGCTACTCGCTGCCGGACGATCTGCTGTCCGGCACCGGGCTGCGGTCGCCGCTGGGCGGGATCACCATGGCCGTGCCGGTGATCGGAACCTGGTTGCACTGGCTGCTTTTCGGCGGGGAGTTCCCCGGCACCGTCATCATCCCGCGGCTGTACATCGCCCATGTACTGCTGATTCCCGGGATCATGCTGGCGCTGATCGCCGCGCACGTGGCGCTCGTCTGGTATCAGAAGCACACCCAGTATCCGGGTCCCGGGCGGACCGAGAAGAACGTGGTGGGTTCGCGCATCGTGCCGGTGTTCGCCGCCGACCAGGGTGCGTTCTTCATGTTCACCCTCGGCACCGTGGCGGTGATGGGCGGTGTGCTGCAGATCAATCCGATCTGGGACTTCGGGCCGTACAACCCGGCCCAGGTGTCGGCGGGGTCGCAGCCGGACTTCTACATGATGTGGACGGACGGCCTGGCCCGGCTGCTGCCGGCGTGGGAGATCTACCTGGGCCCCTACACGATTCCCGCGGCCTTCTGGGTCGCGGTGGTCATGGGGCTGGTGTTCACGGTGCTGGTGATGTACCCGTCGATCGAGCGGCGGCTGACCCACGACACCGCGATCCACAACCTGCTGCAACGGCCGCGAGATGTGCCGGTGCGCACCGGAATCGGCGCCATGGCCATCGCGTTCTACGTGGTCCTGACGCTGTCCTGTGTCAACGACATCCTCGCGTTCAAATTCGATATCTCGCTCAATGCCATGACCTGGATCGGGCGGATCGGACTGCTCATCGCACCGCCGGTGGCGTACTACGCCGCCTACCGGATGTGCCTGGGCCTGCAGCGCAGCGACCGGTCGGTGCTGGAACACGGCATCGAGACCGGCGTGATCAAGCGGCTGCCGCACGGCGAGTACATCGAGGTGCACCAGTCGCTGGGACCGGTCGACGGGCACGGCCACCCGATCCCGCTGGAATACCAGGGGGCGAAGGTCCCGAAGAAGATGAACGAGTTGGGTTTCGCCGGCCGTCCCGGCGGCGGTACCTTCCTCCGCGCCGACCCATCGGCCGAGGCGGAGGTGCTCGAGCAGCACGAAAAGCACGGCGAGCAGGCACAATTGGCCGTCCTGCACGAGTATCAGGACCGGAATTCGTGA
- a CDS encoding integrase, with translation MDILTISPAMTLAERKALTRSFASSYARADKLEKTRILNQVCAATGWHRNHARKALSNATQQESAPARAGADHVKYDAKVVDALQFCWTILDQPAGKRLAPILPELVAVLRRHGELSIDDRTADLLGEMSPATIDRRLADERRRHPPAAGRKIRLAPTVRDDLTALTWNGWDHTQPGFARVTMAHDGRGRTLTITDIATGWTESRALAAPAQAAAAVEDIALILPFPILGLGSIDCGREADAVLLAWCRQRRLTFARSRTATSCELPAPPAHRAFPGELALCDEIWIDRSMLTNYFHPQQRLVGTAHGRRYDTATPYQRVLRHPAVTGEDKAILADTYRGINPAAVHRHLKTATARLHALRA, from the coding sequence ATGGATATTCTGACCATATCACCGGCGATGACCCTTGCCGAGCGGAAGGCACTCACCCGCTCATTCGCAAGTTCGTATGCACGTGCCGACAAGCTCGAGAAGACCCGAATTCTCAATCAGGTCTGCGCCGCCACCGGCTGGCACCGCAATCACGCCCGCAAGGCCCTGAGCAATGCCACCCAGCAGGAATCCGCGCCCGCCCGCGCCGGCGCCGACCACGTCAAATACGACGCGAAAGTGGTCGACGCCCTGCAATTCTGCTGGACGATCCTGGACCAGCCGGCCGGCAAACGGCTCGCGCCGATCCTGCCGGAACTGGTCGCGGTCCTGCGCCGGCACGGCGAATTGAGCATCGACGATCGCACCGCCGACCTGCTCGGGGAGATGTCACCGGCCACGATCGACCGCCGGCTCGCCGACGAGCGCCGGCGGCACCCACCGGCCGCGGGCCGCAAGATCCGGCTGGCCCCCACGGTCCGCGACGATCTGACCGCGCTCACCTGGAACGGCTGGGACCACACCCAGCCCGGCTTCGCCCGCGTGACCATGGCACACGACGGCCGCGGTCGCACCCTCACCATCACCGACATCGCCACCGGCTGGACCGAGAGCCGGGCACTGGCCGCACCCGCGCAGGCGGCGGCCGCGGTGGAGGACATCGCCCTGATCCTGCCGTTCCCGATCCTCGGCCTCGGCTCGATCGACTGCGGCCGCGAGGCCGATGCCGTGCTGCTGGCCTGGTGCCGGCAGCGCCGGTTGACCTTCGCGCGCTCCCGCACGGCCACCAGTTGCGAATTGCCGGCGCCGCCCGCGCACCGGGCCTTCCCGGGGGAACTCGCGCTGTGCGACGAGATCTGGATCGACCGTTCGATGCTGACCAATTATTTCCACCCGCAGCAGCGGCTGGTCGGCACGGCACACGGCCGCCGGTACGACACCGCCACGCCGTATCAACGGGTATTACGGCACCCCGCGGTGACCGGCGAGGACAAGGCCATCCTCGCCGACACCTATCGGGGTATCAATCCGGCGGCGGTCCATCGGCATCTGAAGACCGCGACCGCGCGCCTGCACGCCCTGCGGGCCTGA
- a CDS encoding flavodoxin family protein: MGQISARVAVAYHTGKGHTGSLAEAVAEGAGDIPGTDVDLVPVGQMDDRRWDVLDAAHAIVFGSPTYMGGSSATFREFAESTSPIFADNMRWRDKIAAGFTVGGSMSGDKLQTLTQMAIFAAQHGMIWVGLDVYCGWNSSAGGPDQVNRIGSWLGVMAQANVDQGADAAPPASDLRTGSLLGRRVADLAHLHAHGRAGYVAGRVPVNSGL; encoded by the coding sequence ATGGGACAAATATCGGCCAGGGTCGCGGTCGCCTACCACACCGGAAAGGGGCACACCGGCAGCCTGGCTGAGGCCGTCGCCGAGGGCGCGGGCGATATTCCGGGTACCGATGTGGACCTCGTTCCGGTCGGGCAGATGGACGATCGGCGGTGGGATGTGCTCGATGCCGCGCACGCGATCGTATTCGGGTCACCGACCTATATGGGTGGCAGCAGTGCCACCTTCCGTGAATTCGCCGAATCCACCAGCCCGATTTTCGCCGACAACATGCGCTGGCGGGACAAGATCGCGGCCGGATTCACCGTCGGCGGATCGATGAGCGGCGACAAATTGCAGACGCTCACGCAAATGGCGATCTTCGCGGCCCAGCACGGCATGATCTGGGTCGGCCTCGATGTCTACTGCGGCTGGAACAGTTCCGCGGGCGGTCCGGACCAGGTGAACCGGATCGGCAGCTGGCTCGGCGTGATGGCCCAGGCCAATGTGGATCAGGGCGCCGACGCGGCACCCCCGGCCAGTGATCTGCGCACGGGTTCCCTGCTGGGCAGGCGCGTCGCCGATCTGGCGCATCTGCACGCGCACGGGCGCGCCGGATACGTGGCCGGGCGGGTGCCGGTCAATTCGGGCCTGTGA
- the lpdA gene encoding dihydrolipoyl dehydrogenase — translation MPDFDLLVIGGGPGGYVAAIRAAQRGLSVGLVEKERPGGVCLNWGCIPTKAMLRSAEVFHTVTAAAEFGVYADNVRYDFGAVRQRKDGIVKELTDGVAGLLKANGVTVIEGHARFTGPGAVEVYEAGPSPIYPGGPRYAAAPTTSIRRIEARDIVVATGSVPARLPIPGADLPGVITSDGAFGLTEVPGRVVIVGGSAVGAEWASLFHTFGAQVTIVEMQDRLVPVEDAEIGAALGRSFTERGITVLTGATVRSIAAAEGGLRVTVGGPEGAGLDADVVLVGVGRRPNTADLGLDAAGIVTDARGFIPVDEELRTGADHVYAIGDVTGKALLAHVASHQGIVAADVIAGAPAHIDYAVIPAATFTHPEIASVGLTEAAARAAGHEIVTAKFPFAALGRAKTFGETEGFVKIVAGQRHGEVLGVHIFGPSASDLITEGALAISLEATLDELAGTIHAHPTLGEIGMETALAGLGMPLHIAPRKR, via the coding sequence GTGCCGGATTTCGATCTACTGGTGATCGGTGGCGGGCCCGGCGGCTATGTCGCCGCCATCCGGGCGGCCCAACGCGGGCTGTCGGTGGGCCTGGTGGAGAAGGAACGGCCCGGCGGAGTCTGCCTGAACTGGGGCTGTATTCCGACCAAGGCGATGCTGCGATCCGCGGAGGTCTTCCACACCGTCACCGCCGCAGCCGAATTCGGCGTCTACGCGGACAACGTCCGGTACGACTTCGGGGCCGTGCGGCAGCGCAAGGACGGCATCGTGAAGGAACTCACCGACGGGGTCGCCGGACTGCTGAAGGCCAACGGCGTCACGGTGATCGAGGGACACGCCCGGTTCACCGGACCCGGCGCCGTCGAGGTGTACGAGGCCGGGCCGTCGCCGATCTATCCCGGCGGACCCCGCTACGCGGCCGCACCCACCACGTCGATCCGGCGGATCGAGGCGCGCGATATCGTCGTCGCCACCGGTTCCGTGCCGGCCCGGCTGCCGATTCCGGGCGCCGACCTGCCGGGCGTGATCACCTCCGACGGCGCGTTCGGGCTGACCGAGGTGCCGGGGCGGGTCGTGATCGTCGGCGGTAGCGCCGTCGGCGCCGAGTGGGCGAGCCTGTTCCACACCTTCGGCGCGCAGGTGACGATCGTCGAGATGCAGGACCGGCTCGTCCCGGTCGAGGACGCGGAAATCGGTGCGGCGCTGGGCCGCTCGTTCACCGAGCGCGGCATCACGGTACTGACCGGCGCGACCGTGCGGTCGATCGCGGCGGCCGAGGGCGGCCTGCGGGTCACCGTGGGTGGGCCGGAAGGGGCCGGACTCGACGCCGATGTGGTGCTGGTCGGCGTGGGCCGTCGTCCCAACACCGCCGACCTCGGCCTGGACGCGGCCGGAATCGTCACCGACGCACGGGGTTTCATTCCGGTCGACGAGGAACTGCGCACCGGCGCCGACCACGTGTACGCGATCGGCGATGTCACCGGCAAGGCACTGCTCGCGCATGTCGCCTCGCATCAGGGCATCGTCGCCGCCGACGTGATCGCCGGCGCGCCAGCGCATATCGACTACGCGGTGATTCCCGCGGCCACCTTCACCCATCCGGAGATCGCGAGCGTCGGGCTCACCGAGGCTGCGGCCCGCGCGGCCGGCCACGAGATCGTCACCGCGAAATTCCCGTTCGCGGCCCTGGGCCGCGCCAAAACCTTCGGGGAGACCGAGGGTTTCGTGAAGATCGTGGCCGGGCAACGGCACGGCGAGGTACTCGGCGTGCACATCTTCGGCCCGTCCGCCAGCGACCTGATCACCGAAGGCGCCCTGGCGATTTCGCTCGAGGCGACGCTCGACGAGCTCGCCGGCACCATCCACGCCCACCCCACCCTCGGCGAGATCGGCATGGAGACGGCGCTCGCCGGTCTCGGTATGCCCCTGCACATCGCGCCGCGTAAGCGCTGA
- the pdhA gene encoding pyruvate dehydrogenase (acetyl-transferring) E1 component subunit alpha, whose protein sequence is MTITTEPALEATRTTPFAGENPDILRGYHRDMLFVRRFEERTAQSYQQAKVGGYCHLNLGEEATVVGLGAAMRPTDYLFTNYREHGYALAKGIEPGRVMAELYGRATGTSKGWGGSMHMYDTTTRLLGGYAIVGGQVPLAVGAALAIDYRGGDDVVVCQMGEGTTNIGAFHESLNIAALWRLPVVFLVVNNQTGMGTTVEKSSAEPELYKRAAAYRMRGERVDGTDVLAVRDAAAELIEGARREGKPAVLEAVSYRLKGHSVVDPAKYRSAEVVSEARAHDPIERFAGELRAAGLLDDDTAAAVEAEVREKVVAAVDFADASPHPEPSSLFDYTYATPVAGDSRRLPADPLF, encoded by the coding sequence ATGACCATCACCACCGAACCGGCCCTCGAGGCCACGCGCACCACCCCGTTCGCCGGCGAGAACCCGGACATCCTGCGCGGGTACCACCGCGACATGCTGTTCGTGCGGCGCTTCGAGGAGCGCACCGCGCAGAGCTACCAGCAGGCCAAGGTCGGCGGCTACTGCCACCTCAACCTCGGTGAGGAGGCCACCGTCGTCGGCCTCGGCGCCGCCATGCGGCCGACGGACTACCTGTTCACCAACTACCGCGAGCACGGCTACGCGCTGGCCAAGGGTATCGAGCCCGGCCGGGTGATGGCCGAACTGTACGGGCGCGCCACCGGCACCTCCAAGGGCTGGGGCGGCTCGATGCACATGTACGACACCACGACCCGGCTGCTCGGCGGCTACGCCATCGTCGGCGGCCAGGTGCCGCTGGCCGTCGGCGCGGCCCTGGCCATCGACTACCGCGGCGGCGACGACGTGGTGGTGTGTCAGATGGGTGAGGGCACAACGAATATCGGCGCCTTCCACGAATCGCTGAACATCGCGGCGCTGTGGCGGCTGCCGGTGGTGTTCCTGGTGGTCAACAACCAGACCGGGATGGGCACCACCGTCGAGAAGTCCTCCGCGGAACCGGAACTGTACAAGCGCGCGGCGGCCTACCGGATGCGCGGCGAGCGCGTCGACGGTACCGATGTGCTCGCCGTACGGGACGCCGCCGCCGAGCTGATCGAGGGCGCGCGCCGCGAGGGCAAACCCGCTGTGCTGGAAGCGGTCAGCTACCGGCTCAAGGGCCATTCGGTGGTCGATCCGGCGAAATATCGCTCCGCCGAGGTCGTTTCGGAGGCGCGGGCACACGATCCGATCGAACGCTTCGCCGGTGAGCTGCGCGCCGCCGGGCTGCTCGACGACGACACGGCCGCCGCGGTCGAGGCCGAGGTACGCGAGAAGGTAGTCGCCGCAGTCGATTTCGCCGACGCCAGCCCGCATCCCGAACCGTCGAGCCTGTTCGACTACACCTATGCCACCCCGGTCGCGGGCGACTCCCGCCGCCTGCCCGCCGACCCGCTGTTCTGA